One Coffea eugenioides isolate CCC68of chromosome 2, Ceug_1.0, whole genome shotgun sequence genomic window, TATTAATGTGGTCGGTCATATTAATTCCTGGTCGTCGTCGTCGTTCGAGTAGCATGGGGTTCCCTCAATTTCTTTCGCCTAGTTTAGCATGATCATCCAAAGCTTGCGAGAATTTTAATTATGaaaatatctttctttttcaCACGTACCAGGAAAACAAAAAGTCTTTTCACATCGAATTTTCACACGTACCAGGAAAACAAAAAGTCTTTTCACATCGAAGAGAGACGTTATCTAGTTCCAcgagaacaaaaagaaaataaaaggaaaaaaaatgaaaaaagctaatagaaaaaaaaaaaagaatttaagaTAGCAGGGATAATATTGTTCAAACATATCATTCAAGGGAGCAAAATGCCCATTATTATAGTTTAGGAGGTAAACTGCAGTTGGGTATATAATTTGTGTGGGTTTTTTGCATATAACCCTAATTTTTTTGATAGATCATCCAGTTGTTTGTGCTAATTTATAGAGGCAAAGGTTAAACTGATTTCAAAAACCATCCTTACATAGCCTATTATTATAAAACCAAGAAACCAAGGCGAAAGGAAGAAATGCTCGAGTGCTAAAATCTGAAAGTATGTTCTCATCATAAAATCAACTTCGACCTGAAATCCGGTGAACATAAACATCatatgctcttttttttttcggttgaCTGACAGCATAttccaaagaaaaaagaataaaacaCAGAAGGAACAGAATGAGGCATACTCTGAACAATCTCAAGCTCATGACCAAGGCAGAAAGCCAATCTATTCAAGCTTTGAATAAATTACTGGAGGAAAAGAAATCAGGAGTCTTAAAAGAGCCAAACACGAATTAAAATTTGTCAAGGTCAAACTTTGATTCAGTTGATCCGCCTTCTGCAGCTTGAGCACATTTAGATCAGTAAGGTTTGTAGCTGACAAGAACATCAAATCGACAAAGACTCTAATTGCTCGTTTGCATTCCACTTCCAGAGGACCACAGCACCACAAATTTTAAAATCAGTTAACTAaacaattttcatttaaaaaaaaaaacagaaaatttttttcaCATTCCATCAGGTTCATTTTATCCAGCATGAGGTTACAGCCAAACAAAAACTACTTAGATGCTTTGCTTGTCTGCATTCCACATCCACAGCACAACAACAATGAAAATCAGTTAGCTAAACAGAAAGAACTAAAAATCTGAGAAGTTGTTCCACATTCCATGTCCTCCTTTTTCAGAAGTAACTTTCAGACCAATATTGACTGTTCCAAAATTCCAAAGCCAAATCCAACGTATCTGATACAAGCACTGTGGGCCCTTCAACATTATCAGCAAGAGAATCTCGAGCATGAAAATGCTCGTAGCTCAATTACCACAGCCGCGAGTGAATAGAAATTCAGATGTACAATCAAGATATGCCTTGCATCAGACAAGGCTCAAACAGAACACCAAGAAAGACAGCAATCAGCAAATCAGCAGATCATGAAGTTTTTACATCCCATTAAGCAGGTATGGCCAGGCAACCAAAGTCTATGATGCTTCCAAAAGCAATTAAAACCACACCACATTAGCGGCACAACTAAGGGCAAAGAGATGCACAAATACCATAACAAGTATACTAGTTTTGAAAATCTTCTCAATCCCCATCATTGATACAAGATTCTGCTTATCGCTCTAAAATTATACAGTTCAAGATAAGGAATCCTATCTAAGGTCTTggaaaaattttcctttggaaaatCTTATGTCATCATTGAACATGGATGGTTGAGTGAAACGAGAATACAGCACAGCGCTGCATGGTTGACAATGTCCCTAGTGCAAACTAACTGCAAGAAGTCAATGTTAAGACGATCTATGTCAAATTTTAACGCAGTTATGTTGGTGTTCTTTCATAGCAAGATTTCCTGCCCAGAGATAAGGTCTATTAGGAGCTTCCTCATTTCGATAGAGGTAGAGCTTCTTCAATCCAAATGACATTGGAGTAACATTGTCAATTAAATGCATCTTGCTACAGCAGGAGACGGCATTTTCTCCACTTCAAGAACTGAAAAATGTGCAGAAACTCCTAATAGAGAGTGACGCACATGCAGGACTGTTTTGGATTCATATCAAAGGGAAGTGCATCACACGTGCACAAGTTGCTAATCTTCAACTCAAATAAGTGATTAATGCATGGCCAAGATGcagctctccctctctctaaccatccttttattttcttttaacaaaatttCATAAATAGCATTGATAGGGGCACCTAACACCCTTCCATTATCATTCCAATTCTTGATAAGAAGCTAATGAATTCAAGGTATCATTCCAAAGGTATTATGTTTTCAATTCCAGAAGAAACCTACAAAATGCAGTCCGGCTTATGCTTGCATTAGATTTTCCAAATGTCTGTGAAGGATGTAGAGGGCACAAACACGTTGACATATAAAGTGAACCAAAGAACTAGGGCAGAAAATGAATAGTCTGTTGCGTCATcgtaatttaaaaaaaaaagaattaaagaaggaAAAGGGTGAAATAGCTATAGTGCTCATCAAGCACAGATTCAGTAAACAAGCTTAAAAACCATCATGTAGCACAATAGTAAACTAAATAAATTGCACTTAGTGTTACATTAACTTGTATAAGAGTCTCCTATATTTTGAAGGCCAAAAGGATAAGGATCATCTGCCATGACCTATAACATTATCCCGCATGCCCTCCAACTTCAGAATAGATACCAGATTTTGAGACGAAAAACAACAGCAATAGAAAACGCTAACACGCTCTTAAGACATCAGCAGCCACCACTCAAATACGGCAACCCACCCAATTCAAGCTGGACCTAGGGAAAGCGTCCATTTGGAAAACGATGTAATTCGCAAAAGTCCAAGGCATCGTATCATCTCTCGTGGTAGGTCCTACATACAAGCGTTGTTCCATTATTTAGTGTGCTTTAATGACCACTATATCTAACAAAACATAGTGGCCATAAACATTAAGGGTTCAAGCGCATCGAGTGTATCACGTATCACCTGTAGCTGCATAATTCAGCGTTTTCCACGATGCCCGCCACCCGACCTTGCACCAGGGTAGCGAGCAAATTGCAGCCTTAGACGCACAGAATCACGGTCATGCTCGTCGAATTTATAACCTGCAAGATTAAGTTTGTCTATTTTACGTGTCATCCCAAGGTTTTTTTTGTTATTACAACTGTGGGATATCAACTCATTTTCATAGTTGAATTATTGCTGCATTGGAAACACATAAACACACTCGTATAATAATGTCCATTTATGCTATTTACCAACTTTCAGCACACTATGCAAGTCCACCAGATAGAGTTCCACTAATCTGTATGTGCCCAAGGAAAAAAGATATCTTAAATGCGGCCAAAAAATCTTATTCTTTTGCTAAAAGAGCTATTGACTTTATATTATCACCAATCAACAATTTCGATCATTATGCATAGATAATTTCCTGGATTCTAAAGACGAATAATCTCACCAATACCTGTCATATTTGATCTCAATGTGAATTTCCCGGAATGAAGAACATGAAATGGCACAACGTGAAGTCAGAAGTGTAAAAATGAAAACTAAGCTGCACCATTTCTGAATCAACCCTATCTGGAGATATAAGTTTCGGTTCAGAACAGACTAGTACAAGAGACTGCATCCAACATCAGGCTTGGTGGCACTAGCTGTTAGATTCATGATCTCAGATCCTGAATTCACGCCTTCTGCTTCCTTTCTCACTCTTAAATTGTCAATAGAAACACAACTTAAAATGCCAACTATAACTAAAACCGGTAACCTGGTCAGACTTGCTAGTTGATTTTAAACTCCATTGTCATCAATACAGTCatacatgtctgagtgaatccaGACACGCAAAATATGGTGCTACCATTTACTGGGTACCAAATACAAAAATGGGCACCCTTTGGAATTGATCATCGTCTTAGCAACATCTCCTAATATAatagatgcaaatttatggctCAAAAAGGAAAAGTCGTGATAATATTAGTCCAACAGATAAAATTGGGCTTGCGTTGGTAACAATAGTGGAGATGTTGTGATAATATTAGTGGAGCTGATAAAAACAGATGGTATTGACAACAATAGTGGTTCTTTTCAATCTTCCAAGATCTTGTGAGCAATAGTGTTTCTTTCAATCTTCCATGATTAAGCACAAGTTCATAATTAAGCCCATAATTCTTTACCTGTTCACTATTCTTTTCATGCGGAAATGGTGTAACAAGTATAACATTGTATTTCTTAATCTTACCTTGTAATGCATCCATTGCAGTAGCTGCATAAGCTGGACTTgcaaaatcaacaaaacaaaGGACCAACGGCTCACCTCCAGGCTGCAACAGTTCATGGAAATTCAGCGTAGCAGCATaaaaatacatatacaaaagCCTTTATGGATTCAGGAAGAGGTATAAATTAGTGTCTATACTTACATGCCTCGAATCTTTGGTTACAAGCCTCACTTCTTTGTAGCCTACAAAGGGGCGGAATATATCTGCATACCAGAGTGAAGGAAACCAAAGTAGAATAGAAATATGAAAGCAGTGCTTTGAAATCCCAATCACAAAAGGATACGAGAAACTTCTCGACGTGTGCAATTGGCAGGCAAGCCCTCCACAAACAGCGTACTGGAAGCAtcaggaggaagaggaagttCAGATCTTCCACCACCTACACCCATGCTCCGGCTCTTTGTGCTCATAGCTAAATCAGATCCCCCCATGCCCACAATTCGCGGATCATCAACAGGATGTCCACCAAGTCCATTACTCATTGATCTTGCAGACTCCCCACCAGAGTAAGATGACAATTGCTGTTGAATAGCAAAAGTGTGTCAGACACAAGCACAAATAGGTGAAATTCACCTAACCTGGCGATCTAAATTTGAAGAGTAAAACCTAATGCCAAAAAATACCGAGCTACGTAGGTAACGGTCATAAGATGCTCCAATAGGGTCAGTATCTCTGATGACACGGTGTGATACCCTTTCATCTTCGCGAGCATAGTAGTTCGACAATTCATGGCCACTAGGCACATCTGCCACATAAAAAAGAACACATCAAAGTCAATCATAGAGGTCCAAACATGGTCAGTTTAGTAGCCAATTTGAAGTATGGCATAATAACTGTATGCCATTcatgtaaaataaaaatttatataagAAAAGAAACATCAACTCTGGATGCCCTGTTTTCCTATGTCCTCATAATTCCTAACTTTACCAAAATTAAGCCGGCCACAACAACAGTAATGATTGTAATAAAAATAGCACGGCATCTcttatttctcttttctcatCCCCTAAAGTGAGATAAATTAGTTTTGATGGGGGTCAACACAATCATCTACTCTTAAAAATAATCTATACAATTGGCTAAATCTACTTTACCCAAATTTTCAAGAGCCATCTTTTGCATTCACTCGGAAGAAATCAAAGAtcgcttttttttcttttttggttttacTGCTTTTGCAAAACACAGTGATTCTGCAAGTAATACCCAAACAAAACAATCCCCAAAACCCTAGCTTAGAGAAAAAATCGACGAAAACAGGTAAAATTGGAAACAAACGGTGGAATATATTATTAATACCGTAATCAGAACGAAGACGTTTCGCGACCGGCAACTGAAGAGTCGCCGAGGCCTGCTGCCGGCTGTCGCTGTACCTCCAATACGCTTCGGCCATTGAATTCCgcccttaattttttttcttttctaattattTTGATCGAAGTAAACAGGAAAACCCAAGCGTGCACCTAACAATCTCTCGAGCGAGCGCTTGTGTTTGTGTTACTGTTAAAACTAGCCCCGGCCGCGCCACGCACCTGCACTATTTCCTCTTTTTTGCATTCTCCCTCTCCTTCTTTTGTCCCTGTTAAAGACCGCAGATTAACGAGATTACCCTTCGGTTCTTAATATAACTATATATAACCAAAAggttaaaacaaaaaatatagaTCAAAAAGTTAAATCGCTATCCAATATTGACCCATATTTCTCTGCATCGAGGTGGTGGTCGGATGGTAAAGAAAGTAGTTAAATTAAATCCAGTCAAAATCAATCATTTAGAAggattttaataaataattaataccTTAAAAATTTTATGGGGTAGTTAcaatgaaatcaagaaatttttttaaaaatattttttaatacaTGATGTAATTTAAGTtgtattaaaaattaaaacaatcTTTTCATTTATGTGATTTGAAATACGAATCCTACTTatagaaaaaaattataaataagttagaattaaataaattaataaaaaataatttaatgacCAGATATACATCTAAgaatatccttttttttttgttagaataTCATTCGTTATATTAAGAAATAGTTGTTATATATCTACAAAATTACTCGTTATTACATTTATAACCGTtcatattttcatatttttactttttaacgtcatttaattttttattatcattgTAAACTTCACAAGTAGTGTAACATAAGGGTTGTGTTAGAATAAAATTCTTATATTTATTGCATTTCTAATAACAAAAAAATCAATCCCAAAGAGGTACgtgagattttgaaaacctaAGTGGTGCTAAGTAATATTATAAAAAATGTCAAGGAAGGTTTTAGAAATTAACCCTTTAGAGACACAAGTTTATTATTTGCAATAAAATTTTCCACGCATTTGGGATTGCAATTCAAAAACCGAAAAAAAAGTAGAAtaggaaaaaaatgacaattcATTAGGATTAAAAAGTATATATGAAATTGGTTTTGTGGTGCCTctaaaatttttcttcaattctttttttttttcaaaatttgttaaagaaaaaaatgccTTTTTTAAAATGTTATGTTTACCCTAATTCACCACCAAGCTATTAATACAAAAGAAGGTTCACCCTCTATTttgaggaggaaaaaaaatttttttttttttgggtaatgcTTTTTAGTAGCTTCATGTCCGTCAAATTTTAAGATAATAAATCTCAATACTCTAATGCTTGATCGTATAGAGTGAGAGTTTCagctcttcaattttttcaGATAATTTGTCTCAAATGTTGACAGAAATACACCGTATGCAATTGCATGGGAGATCCGTCACCTTGCTCACTAGCCCCATGTAATCAAGGCAGATTTCGGTCTGCCATTCCAAGCCAAAGGCCAAACTGCGAGCATAACTCATAACCCCCGAGCACCGTCTCGTTATCAATTTTTGCACTACGGAACCAAATCATTTGTCAACTGTAATGTCAGCTCAAACGCTCGAACTATTATAGAAATCAGTAGGAAAAGACGGATAAACACTGACTGCAAATATTACAAGAAAACTAATCTGACAAAAGTTTGTCTATCAgattatttttacaatttacaACATCTACGACAATCTAAAGCTCTTCTCTCAAATAAACCAGGACCAGGATTGAAATGGATCGGACTCCAAGTATGCTTCTGGACGAGACGTCCAGCATCATTCATTCGATTGCTCAGTACATGAAGGATAGCCTTCTTTGCACCATATTCATCCGGTTGTTTTCAACATACATTTTCGCCTCAGCTGCCACCTCATTCACAAAATCAAAATCGGTTTATCCTCAGATAATAGTAGTCTATGGATATCCATGGTCAGGAGCTTCCCCCCGTCTCTTATCTTCCTGACCTGTTTCTTCAAGGAAGGAACTCTTTTCCAATTGGGTTCCAGAAACTCATCCTTCTTTGTCTGTAAATTACCAAAGGGACAAAAGGGTGGGCACTTGGTGAGGGAAttgccaaataaataataaatctaCTGAGGCTTCTGGATACTTTTAAGCAGAATAATGGTTCCAAAGACCATTTTTGGCTAAAGAATTAATAAGAATAGCAGAGCACAAAATATCTGGCCCATTATTGAAAGTGAAAATTCCTTAAAGGCCCCAAGTAAAATAGAGGTTTGGCATTCCACAATTTATATCCATACTACATATAAAGTTAGAGGAAGGGATTGGGGTAAATTCTTTTGTCACTTCTAAGCATCCATTTTTAtcctcaaaaactaaattttatCCTGACTATCCGATTATACATATCCCAACATAATTTTCACTTTTCGCTGCTGTGACTACCAATAGGCTTACACTGCCAAGGTAACTGCCAATGGGCATAACTACCAAGATAAACTATCAATtcaataaagaaaatttcataaaaattaGCTTATTCTTAAATTGCAGCCACATGAGTGTGCCCTTAGCACTAGCTTAGTTAAAAACAGAGAAATGCCAGAGCAACTATCAAAATTCATATACAAATCACTTTATTCAGATACATTCAATCATGCTTTCCATGTAAACGATATCTGTAGAGCCAACAAAACTTCTATTCTGGGATCGGGTCATGCTAGAGAATTTGCTTTGTCAATGGGTCTCAACTTTAAGCATTTTTCTACAAGAACGCACAATTTTGTCTTCATCCACATCATCAGACATAAACTAAGTTTGCCACATCATCCCAAAATAAAATCCCACATTTGCCACATCAGAGTTGCCACATAAACTAAGTTTTTACTTatgaaataaaatttgaaactgaaaataagaaataaataaaaccagATTTGACAATACCAACATCACTGCAAAATTTAAAGAAGCTCCAAAATGCTTCAACATATGAAAATACTAGAAACTTTCTTTCCAGGGAAATGACTGTGATAACAGACTCAGTGATCAACATCCAGCTTAAGAGTGCTCAAGTCTTCCAGCAATAGCACGTCCTTGATAGGAATGTAAGCACCAAATAAGAAGTTGAACCCATATTGTGCTAGTGAATATAGCAGGGGAGGCTTGTTAAAAACTACTAACAACGCATCTTCGAAGCAAGTATCCAGTACACACCGTTGGAAAACGAGACTTTGAACCACAATAAATCCATTAAGTTACATCATGCAATTTAGCAAAGCTCAAACCAAAATCTTAGATTCCACCAGTGAATAAAAAGCACTACCATTCTCCATCTCCTTATTGAAGCCTCTCAGAAAAGTAGCTTTGATTTCACATATTCTCTAACTATAAAGTCTATTTACACGCTCTCTCAGCAATGTGAACTTCTCATTGTTGAAATATTTCAAAGCATGCACCGCATAAACACAACATTGCTCTCCTTTACACTCAGCACAGAGGCTAGCTTTGGATCATTACTTCAATTTTCACTCTATTTTGAAGATTCCAGGAAAATGACATGCCATCATTTCCATCAATTACATTTTGAACAAGCATAATCTCATTCTGCATCTAAACAGCCCAGTTTTTGTCATGGACTCTCAAGAGGATGGTAGTTTTTACCTTCTAGGTATCATGCAAGTCAGCAAAAGTCATTGTCCTGTAGATGAACTAAATTAAGTTTCAACAATATTGAGTTCCAAATTATCAAGATCCAGCAATAAAGATCATAAcattaaggaaaacaattggCAAAAAGAATCACTGTGAGGCAAGGTTCCAAATTCACCCTTATCTACAAGCTCTCAATTTCAACAAATAAAACTATCAAGCATCTGCACTGCTCAGGCTGTCGTTGGTTGAGTATAAGAGCTGGAATGAGAGGTAAACTAAGATATAAAATCCTATTCAAGTTCAGCCACATTTACATGCTTACTACTACTACTTATTAGGGGATGCTACTATAATTccagaaaaaaaattcaataaatgGAAACAGAAATTGTCCATTACCAATTTTCTTCGCCTCCACACCCGCCTACGCCCAGGACCATCACTTTTCGAGCTGGAAATCCGCTGTTTTCCAATAATTCATTAAGTAAATCGACAAAAGTTTTTTCGGATTCGCGCACAAAGTCGAATACCAAAATCATAAGAATCGTACCTGGGACCTAATTTCGAGGTTCCACCGGCATGGATTAACTTGAGCTTGGAGATCAATTCTCTGCAGCAAAGTGAAATTTAAAGTCAAGACGAACGAATTTCGAGATAAAATATGAAAATGGCAAATTAGAGTAGCATTTGATATGCTGGCACTACTGGTAGTTTACAGGGGGTGGATACTGGCGCAGCGATGAAGAAAGACGATAAGGCAGCCATTGCCATTtattctccttcttcttcttctttaccATCTTTCTGCTGCTATTCGCCACCCTTTTGTACGCGTGGCAATAGTTTGCAAAATACCACTATATGTCTCTGAAAATACAAAACTGCACTTGGGCTTTACGAACGCGGACTGTTTGGGTCAATGTGGGCTAACAAATGATATTGGGCTCAACCTGCCTACCAGCCCAACCATCATTGTCCAATATCGTTGGctgctaaaactaaaagtaaaggGCATGAGGGGATTATTTCCATCCAGTTCCATAATATTCTATTCTATTCTATTCTACAGGAGACAGCCGGCGCGGTGGCTCGCAGAATTGCAGATAAAGAATGGCAGCAGCTGCTGCAGCTTCTCTGCTCTCTTCTTCCTCAACTTCTTCTCTTATAACTCCCACTAATAATCTGTGCAAGTACGCATTAAACTTTTCTCTCGTccttcttctatttttttttagcGCATTTAGTTGTGCACTTAAGGTAACTACACAAGGATAAGGATGATATGTGAATCCTGAACCCTGCTAAGCTGTTAGTTttatttccttcttcttcttcttcagtctAACTCTTATATCTCTATGACTCTATCAGCTTAATTATCGTCTACCAAGTACAGCTTCTCAAGCTTGTGGGTTCAAGGGGTGGGAATGATTTATATGTCATATTCTCTAATAACGTAGTTTGTCTCTCACCATTTAATACTTGTTGTTGAACTAATCCAGAAATTTCAACTCTCCCTTTGCGGCATCACTGTGAAgcaaccctttttaaaatttttattttttttttcctttaaaaagtTTGATGTTCTAGTTTCTAATAGGTGTGGGATTGTCGATTTACCTTTCTCCCCAAATCACTCCCTTTGTGCGTacaatgtgttttttttttttttttgctctttttttgtTTCAGCTAATTAACCCATATTAATCGGATGGTACCCCAGTATTTGTCCGTTATGCgtttattttcctttcctttgatctttcAGGATGCATTCTGCCGCCTGTCTGGACTCCCGTTTATATCAGCTGCTGAAGGGCTTCATTACTTCTGCAGTTTACTGTCTTCCATGTCAAAAATGTAATGTTAAGCTCTACATGGTCACCACTCCTGGAGCGCCATTCAGTCGTCATTGTAGGCGACTTGCCACAAATGGCACAGTAGAAGTGGATGGAACAAATCAAGAAGATCGATTGATCGCCTCTGGTGATCATAGTCCAAGCAATTTGGAGAGGTACTAAAACCACAATTGCATCAAGAACTAAATTCCTACAGAAGCTTGAGTTATATTCGTTGTTGGTGCTTGTGTAGAAGTGCCCATGTATATCAGCTAAAAAGCTCAATTAAGCAGCTTCCTTGTATCAAAGCTTTAAGGATAGCATCCTGTAATAGCCGGCTTTCCTTCATTGATGCACTAGCGGAGCAATGCTCAGAACAGATCTGTGATTAAGCTAAAACAAATCAGTTTCTGAAATTCCATCTGTTTTTCAGCGTCTTGAACTGAACTATGCAAATAGTGTCTGATAACCTTCCTGGGAATGTCCGACTTATGACCAAATTGAAATGTGGAGACATCTTAAACTGCTGTTTCAGTTGAAGTAGGTCAAAATCTTTTAGGAAAGTAGTCCTGCACACCATGTCAGTCATGTTATGCTATATACCTCATTGTGAGTGGGGAAAAGTTGAGTGATACCTCTCCCTCTCGCTTGGCAGTATATACAACCTTGAAAGACAGCTGGATGGTTTATTCGACGAAGTCAAAACTTTGATAAGATTGGGAAAGGAAAA contains:
- the LOC113761938 gene encoding RNA-binding protein 2-like isoform X1 produces the protein MAEAYWRYSDSRQQASATLQLPVAKRLRSDYDVPSGHELSNYYAREDERVSHRVIRDTDPIGASYDRYLRSSQLSSYSGGESARSMSNGLGGHPVDDPRIVGMGGSDLAMSTKSRSMGVGGGRSELPLPPDASSTLFVEGLPANCTRREVSHIFRPFVGYKEVRLVTKDSRHPGGEPLVLCFVDFASPAYAATAMDALQDKLNLAGYKFDEHDRDSVRLRLQFARYPGARSGGGHRGKR
- the LOC113762242 gene encoding uncharacterized protein LOC113762242 produces the protein MVKKKKKENKWQWLPYRLSSSLRQYPPPRIDLQAQVNPCRWNLEIRSQRISSSKSDGPGRRRVWRRRKLTKKDEFLEPNWKRVPSLKKQVRKIRDGGKLLTMDIHRLLLSEDKPILIL
- the LOC113761938 gene encoding RNA-binding protein 2-like isoform X2 gives rise to the protein MAEAYWRYSDSRQQASATLQLPVAKRLRSDYDVPSGHELSNYYAREDERVSHRVIRDTDPIGASYDRYLRSSQLSSYSGGESARSMSNGLGGHPVDDPRIVGMGGSDLAMSTKSRSMGVGGGRSELPLPPDASSTLFVEGLPANCTRREVSHIFRPFVGYKEVRLVTKDSRHPGGEPLVLCFVDFASPAYAATAMDALQGYKFDEHDRDSVRLRLQFARYPGARSGGGHRGKR